One Gemmatimonadaceae bacterium genomic window, GCCGGTTGTCTCGCCGGATGGCAGGAAGGTGGCCTACCGCGGCTACACGCAGGTGCGCGACAGCTACCACGCGTCGGAGCTGTATCTCATGAACGCCGATGGCTCGGGCGCGCGGAAGCTCACAGGCGATCTCGACCGCGATGTCGGCGACGTGACGTGGACGCCCGATGGCAGTGGGCTCTATGTCACCGCCGACGATCATGGCGCGTCGAACCTCTATTGGGTCGCGTCGTCAGGCGGAGCGAAGCCGGTGACGACCGGTGATCAGATGCTCACGAGCTTCCGTCTGGCCCGCGAGAAGACCGGTCTCGTGGGCGTCGCGACGCGATCGACGTACAGGCAGCCGAACGACGTCGTGCGACTCGCGCTGAGAGGCGGCGGCGCGACGGTCACGCAACTCACGCATGTGAACGAGGATCTGCTCGCTCGCATCAAGCTCGGCGACGTCGAGCGGATCACGTACGCGTCGGCGAGCGGTACGAAGGTCGACGGTTGGATCGTGAAGCCGCCGGGTTTCGATCCCGCGAAGAAGTATCCACTCATCATGGAGATTCACGGCGGCCCGCACGGCGCGTACAACGTTGGCTTCGGTTTTCAGTATCAGAATTTCGCCGCAAATGGATACGTAGTGCTGTACACGAACCCGCGTGGCTCGACCGGCTACGGCAGCGCCTTCGGCAACGCGATCATGCACCGCTACCCTGGCGTCGATTACGACGATCTCATGGCCGGCGTGGACAGCCTCGTTGGCCGAGGATATATCGACACGCAGAGCATGTATGTGGGCGGCTGCTCAGGCGGCGGCGTCCTCTCGAGCTGGGTAATTGGCCACACGAATCGCTTCGCGGCGGCGGCGGTGCGCTGTCCGGTGATCGATTGGCTGAGCTTCGCGGGTCAGACCGACGTGCCTCTCTTCACCTACAACTTCTTTGACAAACCCTTCTGGGAAGATCCGACGCCGTGGCTGAAGCAATCGTCGTTGATGTACGTGGGCAACGTGACGACGCCTACCGTTGTCATGACCGGTGAGCTGGATCGTCGTACGCCGATGCCGCAGAGTGAGGAGTTTTACGCGGCGCTCAAGATGCGCGGTGTGCCGACAGCTTTATTGCGCTTCGAAGGCGAGTTTCATGGTACGAGTTCCAAACCCTCCAACTTCCTGCGCACGCAGCTCTACATGATGAGTTGGTACAAGCAGTGGAAGCGAGCGCCGAGTGGGACGGTTGTGACCGCGGCAAGAGACCAGTGACGAGTGCCGAGTGGCGAGGTACGGAACCTCTCCACTCACCATTCAGCCCTTACGGAAATCTCACGATCTCGTTCGCCACTGGCATCGATAGCCGCATAACGGTTGGTGTCGCGGCCATCGTACAGGTCTCGCCGAGTGACTGACACTGGCCGATGACGTAGAGCGTCTCGAAGGCATATGGTATACCCTCCGAGCCTAACGGGGAGCTCCCGTCGCTCATATGAAAGTGCAGATGCGGCTCGGTCGAGTTGCCGCTGTTGCCGACGAGACCCAGCACCTGACCGCGCTTGACGTGATCGCCACGCTTCACTCGGATCGAGTGAGGCTGGAGATGGGCGTAGAACGCGTACCGTCCGCCCCCGATCTCGATGATGACATGATTCCCGCCGACCGTCTCGAGCGTGATCGGCACGGCACGTGAGTTCAGCCCCGGCACGTTCTCCGGGATGCTGTCCTTCACCTCGGTCACGATCCCGTCGGCGACGGCAAGGGCATTGTT contains:
- a CDS encoding S9 family peptidase; its protein translation is MRRLSFALLPLLAAATFAGAQEKHSDTLLTVDHYLDLEQVGDPQISPDGKQIVYARRYVNKIDDRWDSALWIMNADGSHNRMLGKGASPIWSPDGTRLAFLKEGEPRGTQLFVRYMDAEGASSQITHLDESPADVRWSPDSKWLGFSMFVPSTKTWKIDMPEAPKGSHWTAAPRYETSLHFKQDRVGFMETGRRHLFVVPSDGGSPRQITRGEWSVGSRFDALDGGVGWDWTPDARTIVFDGFADSTSDTNYRSSNIYTVDVTTGAMRRLTAQDGSWSGPVVSPDGRKVAYRGYTQVRDSYHASELYLMNADGSGARKLTGDLDRDVGDVTWTPDGSGLYVTADDHGASNLYWVASSGGAKPVTTGDQMLTSFRLAREKTGLVGVATRSTYRQPNDVVRLALRGGGATVTQLTHVNEDLLARIKLGDVERITYASASGTKVDGWIVKPPGFDPAKKYPLIMEIHGGPHGAYNVGFGFQYQNFAANGYVVLYTNPRGSTGYGSAFGNAIMHRYPGVDYDDLMAGVDSLVGRGYIDTQSMYVGGCSGGGVLSSWVIGHTNRFAAAAVRCPVIDWLSFAGQTDVPLFTYNFFDKPFWEDPTPWLKQSSLMYVGNVTTPTVVMTGELDRRTPMPQSEEFYAALKMRGVPTALLRFEGEFHGTSSKPSNFLRTQLYMMSWYKQWKRAPSGTVVTAARDQ